From Sceloporus undulatus isolate JIND9_A2432 ecotype Alabama chromosome 6, SceUnd_v1.1, whole genome shotgun sequence, one genomic window encodes:
- the LOC121935629 gene encoding gasdermin-D-like produces the protein MFKRLSKQLIQELDSDGKLIPVTSLAHSDSFRPLSLVTKEHSRFPWHTRKYSPTAFKLRDILQDGATMEIELKHSEPLLFSANTCHKSSARVNLKIHYAQVEISGLGSTCSTASPVYVKKTYVDIRELWTTETSLGFIQQVYPKLQFYIVTEAFEITDSLLVEETMQVGGKGEVIVAELLQIQGLNTRVKKRSVLIPRGTVMAYGVEKLQTREEDLVISCPRFQTKLASLLAYNEFQDELGSSLTGVQQVKNAVKEAYEPLIYLSQVTKKNLLESFGILFQDGDIPSTVQSVLELSMVGDNVDRSMLESLNEEFRPSVEMLLSNLGVFPETEKGESQRDLWGPVLFFCSSIDDLDYEMLPLLETIMEKNMMAKQLEMMDSILEWILSGDEGSVFTLPFHSQMDEEADLTAEALQTCGLDLEAGETSITCLWNNKALSELAAFYSSLYVLLILSG, from the exons ATGTTTAAGAGGCTGTCCAAGCAGCTCATACAAGAGCTGGACTCAGATGGGAAGCTGATTCCTGTGACCAGTTTGGCACATAGCGATAGCTTCCGGCCTCTTTCCTTGGTGACCAAAGAGCACTCCAGGTTTCCGTGGCATACCCGAAAGTATTCCCCAACTGCATTCAAGCTGAGAGATATATTGCAGGACGGAGCAACGATGGAGATAG agctGAAGCACTCTGAACCACTCTTGTTTTCTGCAAACACATGCCATAAATCCAGTGCAAGGGTAAACCTTAAGATTCATTATGCACAAGTGGAAATTAGTGGCTTGGGTTCAACATGCTCAACTGCCTCTCCAGTATATGTGAAGAAGACCTATGTGGACATCAGGGAGTTGTG GACAACGGAGACATCCCTCGGCTTTATCCAGCAAGTTTACCCTAAACTGCAATTCTACATTGTGACGGAAGCCTTTGAGATAACAGACTCACTTCTGGTAGAAGAGACCATGCAAGTAGGAGGCAAGGGAGAGGTTATTGTGGCAGAGTTACTTCAGATTCAG GGTCTGAACACAAGAGTGAAAAAGAGATCGGTGTTAATTCCCCGAGGCACGGTGATGGCCTATGGGGTTGAAAAGCTCCAGACGCGTGAGGAAGACCTTG TTATCTCCTGCCCAAGGTTTCAAACAAAGTTGGCTTCTTTGCTTGCTTATAATG aATTCCAGGACGAACTGGGCTCCTCACTTACAG GTGTCCAGCAAGTCAAAAATGCTGTTAAGGAGGCATATGAGCCATTGATATATCTCAGCCAGGTCACAAAAAAGAATCTTCTGGAATCCTTTGGGATATTGTTTCAAGATGGAGATATTCCCTCCACTGTTCAGTCAGTG CTGGAACTTTCTATGGTGGGGGACAACGTTGATCGCTCCATGTTGGAATCATTGAATGAAGAATTTCGGCCTTCAGTGGAAATGTTGCTGTCTAACTTAGGGGTTTTCCCAGAAACGGAGAAAGGAGAGAGCCAAAGAGACCTCTGGGGACCAGTGCTCTTCTTTTGTTCATCAATAGATG ACTTGGACTATGAGATGCTGCCTCTGTTGGAGACCATTATGGAGAAGAATATGATGGCCAAACAACTGGAGATG ATGGATAGCATACTGGAGTGGATTCTTTCTGGTGATGAAGGTAGTGTTTTCACTCTCCCGTTCCATTCCCAGATGGATGAAGAAGCTGATCTAACAGCAGAGGCACTGCAAACCTGTGGTCTGGATTTAGAAGCAGGGGAAACCTCTATCACTTGCCTGTGGAATAATAAAGCCCTCTCAGAACTGGCTGCTTTTTACTCCAGTTTGTATGTCCTGCTGATCTTAAGTGggtga